The Acidobacteriota bacterium genome contains the following window.
CCGTTGGTGAGCCCGCCGGATGTGTGCTCCATGTACTCGCGGAGCATATTTTCTCCGACAAGGCCCTGCAAAAGCTGGATCCGGTTTTCGCTTGCGGCCGGAATGTCGTATGTGCCGATCTTCTGGCCGTTGCTGTCGATCGCTGTGAACTGGAACCCGTAGATAACCGCATCGGCTTGGGTCGCCGTAACCACAATGTTGAACTGCTGGCCGCTCGTGTATGTCGCCGGGACGCCGGTGATCTCGACCATACCTTCACCACTGTTGAGAGCGAAATCTCCGTGGCAGGCTGTGCAATTGGCTTCGCCCGGGGCGTTAGTATGGGTCGGCGTCGGCCCGAATGCTGAAGCGGCCGCTCTTTGCCGGCTGCCGACCAGCGACAGGATAGCGAAAAGACACACGAAAAATGCGATTACCGGCAGTTTTACTACAGCCGTCCTGCCAAGAGCCATCTTCATACCCATTAAACCCCTTAATAATAAAGACCAAATACTACAATTTTGACGCCCGCGAAGGCCGAAAAGTCTGGCAAATTGATCTAATGAAAGGATATTGCTCAAGAGCGGCAAAGTCAATCGAAATCGTAAACAGTGTTTAACAGTTGGCCGTGGCAGCGGCCGTGGCAGCAGGCGGTTGGCAGAAGGCAGTAGGCGGCCCAAGACCCACGCCCGAAAACCAAGACCAAAGACCAAAGACCGACGCCCAAAATCTAAATCCAAAATCCAAGAGCCAAGATCCAAGATCCGAAATGCAAGATCCAAAAGCCTTATTCGAGCCCGACAAGATCCAGATTTGTCACCGCTCCGGTTATATTCAGGATCTGCGGGGCAAAGCGATAGCGTTTTGAGCCGACGCTGACGGTGTACGTTTGGCCAACCTGGATCTGATCGAAACTGAAAATCCCGAAAGACCCGGTCGTGAATCTTCGCTGCACCGATTGCTGATCGGTCAGGATGACGACGGCGTTTCTGAGGGCAATGCCGTTCGGCGTTAGGACGCGGCCTGATATCGAAACCGGCGGAGCGTTCAAAGCGCAGACAAAGCTCGTCACAAATCCGGCGCCCGAAAGTGAGACGTTATCGATCCGCCAGCCGGGATCTGTTCCCGTTCCAGCGGTGTTATCATCGGCCCCAAACCGCCAGCGAAGCTGGACGATCTTGCCGTTTGCGGCGGCCGGGAACTGGGCGATCGTCGTTAGATATCCGTTCGAATTTCCCGACCAGCCTTGCCGGCTGGCGATCGGGTTGTTGCGGCCGCCGCCGAGCGAGCGGTTGTAGCCATTCTGGGTGAAGGTGCCGCCCGCCGTTAGAAAGTCTTGATATTCGCTGCCCTGGATCGAGATCTCAAGAACGCCGCCGTCCCATCCTGCTTCGGTATTGTAACTGTTTCGAAACGTTACCGTTGCGGCCGAAGACGTAACCGAGATCGGCGGCCCGGTCAGGTCGGTTCCGCCGCCGACCGTGGTCGGATTTCGGGCATACATGACGTTCGGAGCGGAATCGGGCGTGATCGTTGAATTTACAAAATTCACGCCGCCGGAAACGGCGACGGCAGTCCATCCATTCGGCAGTGAAGGGGATGTTACGCCGTCAAAGTTTTCCGACGCCGTCGTCGCTGCGGGCTTACCCACGAAGATGTTGCGGGTGAAGGTAAACGCTCCGAGGCTGCTGTTGAATTCGATGTTTACCGGGATCGTGGTCCCGCAGGCGGTGCCGCTTGGGATGGTATAGCCGAGACCCGCAAAGGAACTCGCCCTGCCTGTTAGATCACCGATCGCAGATGTTGGATCGGTGCCGATCCGCATGGAAACATTCGTGGCGGTTCGTCCGGTCGAATTCGTGACGGTCAGGTTGAGCGTAACTCGCTCGCCCGGCTCCGGGTAACCGTCACCGTCGCCCGCCTGAGAATCGGTGACCGAGGTCAAAACTACACTCAAGTTAGGCAGATCGAATGATTCTGTAACGCGGACCTGGCCGCTGCCGCCCGTGCTGATGCCGCCGAGAGCCTGAATGCTCGCATTTGCACCGAACCCGCGAAGGGCAAATCCGGCCCACGCGTCGGCGAGATCGGCCTCGGTCCCGCTCGCGTAGATGGCAGCGATCATCGCATCGCGTTCCGAGAGCGGCGTCGGGCCGAGCGGAGCGAGCTTCATCCCGTCGGTGACGAACTGCAGAATTCGCCGATTGCCGTCCGCCCAGCCGAGACGCTGGATCATACGGGCGCGTATTTCCCACAGGGCAGAGCTCCAAACCTCGCCGATGGCATGAACCTGATCCGCAGTTGTGTTGAATCTCGGGTTAAATGCACCGTCCGAAAGGTCGGATGTGGTCGCATCTATGTCACGAAACGTCAGCGGATTGTGCGGCCTATTCAGCGGGCCGCCCACGGCGGACATGACAGCCTTGGGAAAGCGGCGGATGCCGTAGTAGTAGTTGTTAAAGCCGACGCTGCTGTAAAGATAGGTGTCGTAGGCTCCGATCGTGTAGATGCCGTCGATCGGGTCGGTCGGTTCGCTAAGCAGGCAGTGTGCGTAAAAATCGGACCAGCCTTCGCCCATTCCGCGGGCAATATCGAGCTGCAGGCCATCGCCGTTGCCGTGGAGCCGGTTCGACAGTCCGTGCGTCAGCTCGTGAACGATCACGTCCGCATCGAGCGATCCGTCGATATCCGGATTGGGTGCCTGCCAGAGGTACATCTGCATCTGCGGCCGGGCTCCGTCGGCGGGCGTTGTGAAATTTGCATTGTTTATGCCGCTGCAATCCTGAGCCTGAGCCGAGATGCGGTCACCTGCAAGGCCGCCGCGGCCAAAATTATCGTTCTGAAAATTGCGGGCCGCCTCGGTAAATCCGAGGCGATAGGTCTCGTCATGAAAAACATTCGAGATGTAAAAAAGCTGAGTAACGACGGCTTTTTGAAAGTCGGTCGGAACGGCGTTCGTACCCTCTTCGAGGCAGATCTGCGGGTTTTGCCCGTCGGGCAGCGGAGCGTCGCCTGTGTTGAGAGACGGATTGGTCGGAACGCCGGGATTGATAGGGAAATTGAAAACGCGGTTCGGCGAGCCTGCAGGAATACTGCCCGGATCGATGGCATTGGCGTTAAGCGAACCGTCATTCGGAAGCTCGCGGTCGAGGCCCGCCTGGACGTTGTTACCGTCGAGCGTATTATTGCCGTCGGTTATCCAGCCGAGGTTGTTGAATGTATAGGGAGCTTCGTTACCGATCCGCGTGACTGCGGTGCGTGAGATCGCTGAGCCCTGCATTCCGTTCGGCGACGAAGTGCCCGGCGTCATCGGGAACGGGTTATCCGCAACATTGATCATCGCGTTCGGATTGGCATAGACGTTGTACGTCGCGGCCTGCGATTGATCCTCCGTGATATTTTTTCGCCAGAGCATCGTGCCGGTTTGGGCATCGACGATCACGTAGAACGAATTTACGCTCTGCCAGATCAGTACTCGCCAGGCCGGAACAGCAACGCCGGGCTCGGTCGGGAAGTAGACCTTTTCGGCCGTCGGGGCCAGATCGCCTTTGCCGAATATCACCTTGTACGCCGTCGAAATTTCGGCAAGAGGTGCTAACAGGCTTTGCGAGTATTTTGCGTTATTGATGTGTCCTGCGGCGGCTTTTAATGCTTCTGCCGGATCGCCGAAATCGGTCGAGAGTACATTCTCATCAAGGCCCGGAGCGAAGTTATTGATAACTCGGATGATCTCGCCTTTCTGCGTGAATCCAGCCTTAACCTGGCCGCGGAAGACGGGAATTCCGTTGATCTCCTGGTCGAATTCGACATACGAGAGGTTGCCGTCAGGGTTTGTGTAGTCTGAAAAAACTTTGAGCTGATCGAGCGCCGTTCCGCGAGCACCTACGAGGTCGCCGTTAGCATTAAGGAAAGATCGTAGAGCCTCGGCGCGGTTTCCGACGGCCGCTTTCGTTAGAAAGGCTCGGCCTTGTTTCACGTCGGGTGCGATGACCTCGGGGATCTGAAGGTCGCGATTGTATTCGACCTTTAGGGTCGGCACGCTTTGCTTGAGCTTTTCCTCGCCGCGAACCATCGCGTCGCGCGCGTCGGCGATCTCCGGAGCATTCTTACCGGCAGAGCTTCGGAAGGATGCGATCGTTTCGACCGCGTGTTTATCGGTGCGGATATCGTAATTCGTTATTCCGTCCTGATGGCTTTCAGTCCGGTCGACACGGTTTTTTGCGGCTTGCGTGGGCGTTCGGGGCAAAAGAAAAATGGCCGCGACAATGGCGGCGAGTACAATTACGAACAAAAACTTACGTCCGGTCCCCGAATCAAAACTACGTGACATTAAATATCCCCTTAAAAAAATACTGCTTCTTAAGATGCGAAAAACCGGGCTTGGTTTCGAATTAAATCAATAAAAACATTAAGATTATAGATTCGCGGCGTTTGCGAGTCAAAAAAATGGCGGGTGAGAAACCTCAGGAAGAAAGCGTAGAGCTAGGCAGTTCGGTCTTCGGGCCGGATGGCCCGATAGCGCGTTTTCATGACGGTTACGAATATCGCGAAGGCCAGGTCCGCATGGCTGAGGCGATCGCCAAGTCGTTCATCGACAAAAAACACCTCATCGTCGAAGCTGGAACCGGAACGGGAAAAACGCTCGCGTATCTCATTCCCGCCATCAACGAATCGATCCGCACCCACAAACGCATCATCATCTCGACCGGCACAAAGAACCTTCAGGAGCAGTTGATGGAGAAAGACATTCCGCTGCTGCAGAAGATATTTCCGAAGAAATTCTCAGCGGCGTACATGAAAGGCCGTTCGAACTACGCGTGCCTCTATCGCCTGCACAAAAGCGGCGATCAGCCGATCCTCGACGGCGTCGGCGAGGTCGAAAGCTTTCGCGAGGTGGTCGATTGGTCACGCGAAACCCAAACCGGCGACCGCGCCGAGCTGACGTTTCTGCCTGAGAATCTTCCATTCTGGAACCGCGTCAACGCCAAAGCCGAAACCTGTCTCGGCCAGAAATGCCCCGATTACGAACCGTGTTTTATCACGCGGATGCGTGCCGGAGCGGACAAGGCAGACATTGTGATCGTTAATCACCATCTGTTTTTCGCCGATCTGAACGTTCGCGGCAATCAGTTCGGCAAGGTTTTGCCGGATTATGGAGCCGTGATATTTGACGAAGCTCACCTGATCGAGGACATCGCGGCGGACTACTTCGGGTTTCAGGTGTCGAATTTTCGCGTTGATGAACTGGTTCACGACGCGGCTTCGCTGCCGATAAATGATGCGATATTCAACGCAGCGATAATGAAGGTCTCCGCGAAGATCGCGGGCCTTTCCGAGATGTTCTGGTCACGGCTCTCGCAGGCTCGCGGACAGGAAGGCCGCTTTCCGCTGCTTCCGGACGCATTTAATACGAGGGGTGTGAATGGTGGTGAGATCGCAACGCCGCTCGGCGAGGCTTATTACGCGCTCGATGATTCGCTTGGACGTCTCGAAGCGGATGTTGATGTTTATGCCGACAAACTACCTGAGGCAGACAGTGTCGTTAAACGTATTCGGCAGATGCGATTCGATCTCGGGTTTATCGTAAAACAGGCAGACCGAAACTTTGTTTACTGGCTCGAACGCCGCGGTCGAGGCGTTTATCTGCAGGCTTCGCCGGTCGACGTTTCGACGCTTTTGCAGGAAAAGCTGTTCGATAAGGTGGATACGTGCATTCTGACCTCGGCGACGCTGTCGGCAAACGGCAGTTTCAATTTCATCCGCGACCGCCTCGGCCTCGCCCCGGGCAAGACGAACTCGCTCGAAGCTCCGTCGTCGTTCGATTACGAAAATCAGGCGATACTTTATTTGCCAAAGGCGATGCCCGACCCGCGTTCGCCGGATTTTACGCAAATGGCGGCGGCTGAGATCATAAGAATTCTGCAGGTTACGAGCGGCCACGCTTTTGTTTTATGCACGAGCAATTCGTCAATGACCGCGTTGTATGAACTAGTTTCGTCACGCGTCGGTTATCCATGCTTTTTGCAGGGAACGATGTCTAAAACAGGGCTGATCGATCGATTTAGAGCGACGCCGAATGCGGTTTTGTTTGCAACTTCGAGCTTCTGGCAGGGCGTCGACGTTCGTGGCGATCAGCTTTCGTGCGTGATCATCGACAAACTGCCCTTTGCCGTCCCAAGCGATCCGCTCGTTCAGGCACGCAGCAAGCACATCGACGAAAACGGCGGCCGCTCTTTCTTCGACTACAGCGTCCCGCAGGCCGTGATCACGCTAAAACAGGGAATTGGCCGATTGATCAGAAGCAAAACAGACCGCGGCGTCATTGCGATTCTCGATCCGCGTTTGCGAACGAAAGGCTACGGCCGCGACTTTCTGCAAAGCCTGCCGAGGATGCGGATAACGGGTGATGTTGAGGTCGTCGCGGCGATATTTCAGCAAGCGGACGAACGTGCGATATGATTTAGGCAAAGTATGGCTGGATTTTTTGAAGTAATGATCGAACGCAATTTCTCCTCTGCCCACCAACTGCGTGGGTACAAGGGAAAGTGTGAGAATTTGCACGGGCATAATTATAAGATCGAGATCTTTGCCCGTGGTTCGGAGCTGAATAATATAGGCCTGCTGATCGATTTCGGTGATCTCAAATCCGCGGCGGACGAGATCGTGAAGTATCTCGATCACCGGAATATCAACGAACTTCCGCCCTTTGACGAAGAGCTTAATCCTTCGGCCGAGAATCTTGCCCGTTATTTCCTGGAATATCTAAACTCCCGCATCGCCGACGATCGCGTCAGCGTTTACAAGGTTCGATGTTTCGAAACCCCGACCAGCGTTGCGACATATCAGATCGATTAGCCGCTGAGTGGCTTATTTTTGTTTTCTTTTTACTACCACTCTACGACTAGTGGTAGTAATAAGACTCTGCCTATAGACTGTTCATTCTTCGGATTTAAGCAAAGCAAAATCAGATCGTTCTCCAGGCTTGCTCGAATGAGCGGACCTGGATCGCAAACATTTATGAATAAGTATTTTCAGCCATTCTTGTTGGCATTTCTTTTAGGACTGGCGTCGATTGTATCGGCGAACGCTCAGAATGTCGCGGGAACGGTCAAGGATCAGAATGGCGACGTCGTTGCCGGTGCGATCGTTACGATGCGCAGTGCTCAAGCCCGAGTGAGCCGGACGACTGTCACTGATCGCTCCGGAGAATTTGCATTCTCGACTCTGCCCCCTGCAGATTATAGGCTGAGCATTATTGCAAACGGTTTTGCGATCGCCGAGCAGTCTCTTGCGGTCGCAGCTTCGGGGATCAGCGGCCTGGTTATTTCGCTTGAGGTCGGCGAGAGCCGCGTTTCGGTAACGGCTGAGATCGGCCAGCAGGCAAATGCCGCGGATATTCCGCAGGCGATCAATGTCATTGATCCCGAGGCGATCCTCGAGCGAGCGACTTCAGTTCTAGCGCAAGCGGGCGAAGAGGAAGCGGGGCTGAATTATCAGCGAACGAGCCCGACGATCGGTGCGATCGTTATTCGCGGCCTGACGGGTAAAAACGTGGTCAATTTCGTTGACGGCGTGCGGTACACAAATGGAGCACAGCGCGGCGGCATCAACACCTTTTTGAATCTCAATGAGCCGACCAATCTGCAATCGATAGAGGTGCTTCGCGGGCCGACTGGTGCACAATACGGTTCCGATTCGCTTGCGGGAACGGTCAATCTGGTCACCAAATCGCCAGGTTTCGGCACGGCAACACCGGAGTGGCACGGTGAATTCACCCCGGTTTTCAGCTCGGCTGACAAAGGTTACGGTTCGTCAGGATTGCTCAGCTACGGCACGCGCCGCTTTGGCGGGTATGTCAGCCTGGCCGGACGCAAGATCGGCGATGTTCGCACTGCCGGCGGCAATGATACTCACTCGGCTGTTCTCCGCTTTCTCGGCTTGCCGTCGACTACACTTTACGATCGCAGTCCGGGAACCGGCTTTAACCAATATGGCGGTGCGATCCGCATGAATTTTGCACCGCG
Protein-coding sequences here:
- a CDS encoding carboxypeptidase regulatory-like domain-containing protein; translation: MKMALGRTAVVKLPVIAFFVCLFAILSLVGSRQRAAASAFGPTPTHTNAPGEANCTACHGDFALNSGEGMVEITGVPATYTSGQQFNIVVTATQADAVIYGFQFTAIDSNGQKIGTYDIPAASENRIQLLQGLVGENMLREYMEHTSGGLTNGQFGSNSWAFTWTAPATSAGRVDFYATANCANSDGNTGGDYIYSTTKSTLPSAATPVSISGKVTTPSGLPLRNTKVIITDPMGVQTPAITSSFGLYSFTNVPSGANYTLSVQSKRYRFAPKILTPAGNLTNVDFIGLE
- a CDS encoding ATP-dependent DNA helicase; protein product: MAGEKPQEESVELGSSVFGPDGPIARFHDGYEYREGQVRMAEAIAKSFIDKKHLIVEAGTGTGKTLAYLIPAINESIRTHKRIIISTGTKNLQEQLMEKDIPLLQKIFPKKFSAAYMKGRSNYACLYRLHKSGDQPILDGVGEVESFREVVDWSRETQTGDRAELTFLPENLPFWNRVNAKAETCLGQKCPDYEPCFITRMRAGADKADIVIVNHHLFFADLNVRGNQFGKVLPDYGAVIFDEAHLIEDIAADYFGFQVSNFRVDELVHDAASLPINDAIFNAAIMKVSAKIAGLSEMFWSRLSQARGQEGRFPLLPDAFNTRGVNGGEIATPLGEAYYALDDSLGRLEADVDVYADKLPEADSVVKRIRQMRFDLGFIVKQADRNFVYWLERRGRGVYLQASPVDVSTLLQEKLFDKVDTCILTSATLSANGSFNFIRDRLGLAPGKTNSLEAPSSFDYENQAILYLPKAMPDPRSPDFTQMAAAEIIRILQVTSGHAFVLCTSNSSMTALYELVSSRVGYPCFLQGTMSKTGLIDRFRATPNAVLFATSSFWQGVDVRGDQLSCVIIDKLPFAVPSDPLVQARSKHIDENGGRSFFDYSVPQAVITLKQGIGRLIRSKTDRGVIAILDPRLRTKGYGRDFLQSLPRMRITGDVEVVAAIFQQADERAI
- a CDS encoding M36 family metallopeptidase, which translates into the protein MSRSFDSGTGRKFLFVIVLAAIVAAIFLLPRTPTQAAKNRVDRTESHQDGITNYDIRTDKHAVETIASFRSSAGKNAPEIADARDAMVRGEEKLKQSVPTLKVEYNRDLQIPEVIAPDVKQGRAFLTKAAVGNRAEALRSFLNANGDLVGARGTALDQLKVFSDYTNPDGNLSYVEFDQEINGIPVFRGQVKAGFTQKGEIIRVINNFAPGLDENVLSTDFGDPAEALKAAAGHINNAKYSQSLLAPLAEISTAYKVIFGKGDLAPTAEKVYFPTEPGVAVPAWRVLIWQSVNSFYVIVDAQTGTMLWRKNITEDQSQAATYNVYANPNAMINVADNPFPMTPGTSSPNGMQGSAISRTAVTRIGNEAPYTFNNLGWITDGNNTLDGNNVQAGLDRELPNDGSLNANAIDPGSIPAGSPNRVFNFPINPGVPTNPSLNTGDAPLPDGQNPQICLEEGTNAVPTDFQKAVVTQLFYISNVFHDETYRLGFTEAARNFQNDNFGRGGLAGDRISAQAQDCSGINNANFTTPADGARPQMQMYLWQAPNPDIDGSLDADVIVHELTHGLSNRLHGNGDGLQLDIARGMGEGWSDFYAHCLLSEPTDPIDGIYTIGAYDTYLYSSVGFNNYYYGIRRFPKAVMSAVGGPLNRPHNPLTFRDIDATTSDLSDGAFNPRFNTTADQVHAIGEVWSSALWEIRARMIQRLGWADGNRRILQFVTDGMKLAPLGPTPLSERDAMIAAIYASGTEADLADAWAGFALRGFGANASIQALGGISTGGSGQVRVTESFDLPNLSVVLTSVTDSQAGDGDGYPEPGERVTLNLTVTNSTGRTATNVSMRIGTDPTSAIGDLTGRASSFAGLGYTIPSGTACGTTIPVNIEFNSSLGAFTFTRNIFVGKPAATTASENFDGVTSPSLPNGWTAVAVSGGVNFVNSTITPDSAPNVMYARNPTTVGGGTDLTGPPISVTSSAATVTFRNSYNTEAGWDGGVLEISIQGSEYQDFLTAGGTFTQNGYNRSLGGGRNNPIASRQGWSGNSNGYLTTIAQFPAAANGKIVQLRWRFGADDNTAGTGTDPGWRIDNVSLSGAGFVTSFVCALNAPPVSISGRVLTPNGIALRNAVVILTDQQSVQRRFTTGSFGIFSFDQIQVGQTYTVSVGSKRYRFAPQILNITGAVTNLDLVGLE
- the queD gene encoding 6-carboxytetrahydropterin synthase QueD → MAGFFEVMIERNFSSAHQLRGYKGKCENLHGHNYKIEIFARGSELNNIGLLIDFGDLKSAADEIVKYLDHRNINELPPFDEELNPSAENLARYFLEYLNSRIADDRVSVYKVRCFETPTSVATYQID